The segment ttaaaatatttcagaaagcaTTCTAAATGAAgcagttccttttttttctttcacttataTCACTTTCAGCCAGACCTAGTAAAACTACTAACAAGAAGGAAGCAggcttcattttttcattttgatgGTCTTTTAAGCAGGCATACCTAAGAAAGTCAAGAGTATTGTATTCTTTGGTCAGGGCCAAGATGCCTATTTTCAAATATGCATTTTTCCCCAAATAAGCtaaatggatatatatatatatatatatatatatacatatatatatatatatatatatatatatacacacgcatatatatgtatatacacactcatatatgtatatatatgtgtgtgtataaaataaattGTACATAGTTTTAATCGTGCTAAGTGAAACTAGAAATGGgtactctttttttctccatccttcaCATGGGATTtgctttaaaaagtataaatcaCATATGAAATCCTTAAAAGTGGGAGCACCTTAAGAGAGTTTTCACTGTATTAACATCAAACTCTGTTAATGCAATCTCCTCCATGgagatatagatagatctatatcCTGCCACGGGTTATACTAACATCAAAAGGAGAGCCTAGGTATGATGATTCTGAACTAGAGATATGACACAGCAAGTTAGAAAAGGCACAGATCATCCAAGCAGAAATGTGCTTGGATGCCTCCAGACAGGTTGAATATTGAAAATATTCAACCAACTTTTAAGCAGCAAAACTGTGCCACAGAGAAGGAGGTTACTTCCTGGAAGTTAACCTCCCGGAAGTGGCTCCTGTGGAAATGACATCACAGCATCAGCCCATGCTGATTGACTGTCTTTGTGCCGCCTTTCCCTGATGTGACATAACAACATGGTAACTCCCTAGAATTCAGCGTACCTTGTAGGTAACTCTGGTGTCGGGGGCACCACCGGGCAGCTGGGCAAGTCGGTTATTTCAATACCCCTCAATctctaatataaatataataatcataTGGTAAATATTgcacagacacatacatgtaAAACATGGCTAGATCATGCTAGTATAAATTATGTACAAatgtataaatacatgtaaagcacAAAACACCCAGTATCTGCAATGAATGAGGAAATCTCTGCAGGGCAAGACATTGCCAACATTTGTTAGGAGGTCATGGATCATTGCTTCTCCTGGTTCACCTCTGTGCATTGGAAAGCCCATTAAGTCaatgatgaatttcttttttggaggaTTCATGTCAATATGTCTGAAATTGCTTTTGTTTGGACTTGTTAGCCATCTCCCCTTAATTCTCCTTTCAAAATTGCACCAAAAATGGAAACTCATGTAAAATTTCACTAATAAAGGGCCTTGTGTCCAGTCCGCATTTCCTCTCTAACGTGAAAAATTAACATGGTGGAGGAGCAAATTATTCTCCCTTCTGCCCTAATTCTTGGCATTTTTCTTCCCATGATGCAATACAGGTGATGATGTGAggattatttttccaaatttccttttgttaaagGCATTATTCCTTCTCTCAAGCATTCCAATAGCAAGAGCAGACTGGCGCAATGTGGGATGTATCCAATAGAAATATAGGAAGTGACTTGTTCCAATGTTACATGGGACCATTAGGAACTCCCACTGAAGGGGGCTTCCTGAAATAAGGCTGTCAAATTATATAATTTCTGGAAGGACACTAGAAATGGGTCAACTGATCAGGTGAGGAGCAAAGAAAATGTTCAATAGGACCAAGAGATAATGGAgagctgagagagaccttgagaggccAGCATCTTCATTTCAATGGTAAGGAAGTGGCACACCAAAGAACTCATGTGTCTTGCATTACCACCAACTATTCCTAGTAATTACTAGCATTTTCATAGcactgtaaggtttacaaaggtcTTTGccaatattaattcattttatctttaagaTAACCTGGGATGCAGGTGATATTACAATTCCCATTGTTCAAACTAGGAAAACAAGGCTGGTAGGAATAAAATTATTTGCCCAGAtcaccaaatttgaactcaagtcttcctaactcaaggtcCAACACTCTACTCACTGTATCACATAACTGAATTcacttagtaagtatttgaacTAGGATTCTAACTCAGGAACTCTGTGTTTATCGCAATACCTGTGCCAATGacatccttttcctctccttactATTTTTACACTTGCAGATCTGATTTATATAATTGAAAACCCCCAGTTGAAAAGTTGTGTAGGAGAAGGGAATTTATTGTCTTCCTTGAAATGGTGTTAGCGATCACAGGATGTCGCAGGGACTCTGTTTCCCCCAGTATGATACATGAGCATTCATATTAATAAGGCATTACattatttgagaaatatttttaggACTGTGTCTCTGAATAGACAGAGATGCCAGAGAAATGTGCAGAAATGAGTGCAACCATGAAGTACAAAGATACAATAGCGAGAAATGGCTCTCACCAATCCAGCAGGACTAAGCCTCTAGAGGATGATGGCCGGCATGGGTCTCCCAGACATTTTCTCATCTAAAAGTGGCAGCAGGTTCCCCCAGCCGCAGAGTGCACCCTTCAACACAAATGGGCAGTGATGGGCCCCGGACCAGAACTCACTTTTTCTGCCATTTCGTGGGAATGGTGCAAGGAGTGCTCTCGTTCAGAGAACATGCGTCTTTGTTCATAGCTGGCCAGGCGGCAAGTAAGCCAAGAGGAAAGGGTACAGCCCCCAATCCCGATGCAGGCTAGTGACATGGAGGCCAGGCGCAGTGGGTAGAGTGAGGATGTCTTCTTGGTTACAGCTCGGAGGAACTGGAAATTCAGGATGCCACCAATTAGCCCACAGATGCAGCAGGCTGAAAAAAGGATCATCTGTTGAGAAATAAGAGATGGGTCATTGGATGAAAGAGGTGGAGAGAAGATCCAGACTCAGAGGGCATATGACCACTGAATTAATGAAAACAACGTGTTCATTGAGCACTTTGTatatgccaagtattgtgcttcaaaccagggatacaaatagaaaacaacaaaacaaagcaaaatgtgGCAGTCCATGCTATCAAGGAGATCACACTCTAATTGAGGAACATTGTTTGCACAAATGATTTTTGTCACAGGGCTGATGGTAAGGCTCAGAAGTCCTTAGAAAGCATCAGCAGGTCAGACTCAGTGCCTCGTAGCCTAGCGGGTAGGGGTACTGCAGATGTGAAGGTTTAGCAGTACTCTGTCTCACTACAGGGCTTGTGGTTAGTGACTCAGCTCATCCAAGTTGTAAAGGGAGGGAGACATACCTAGTTGGGTTCTTTCCATCCAGTGGGCCTGGATAGGGTCAAGGCTGGGTGTTTTCAGAGAAGAATTGAAGGGAAGTTGAATGAATGAGGCTCTGAGCTGCTTCACAGTGGgttctgtcttttccctttctttgtatctgggTGTTTAGTTcaatgcctgacacttagtaagtaattaataaatatttgttgacttgattgaATGAGTGAAAATGTCTTCCTTAAGTACTTGCtagtaccaagcactgtgctgagtgctgggtatacaaatataGTCCTTGTCCTTCAGaggcttatattttaataggaaaaGATGACATACAGAAAAGTGAGGTAGCCAGGGAGGAGTGAGTGTGAGTATACATATTAAATACAAAACATCTTTTACACAGTATGAGACCACATTCTTGAGATATCTCCCAAAGGAGGGTGGCTGATCTGGGGTACATTCACAGGAGATTAATAAGTGCTCAGAATTTGATTGATTCTTTAGTAAATACTTAGGAAATTCAATTCAGCATGGAATGATTTCTATAaattcttatatatgtatatatatgaatatataaacatacatatatacacaatcatatatgcacatatgcttCTGTGTTTAAACACATACATAGCCAGtcagaattcaattcagtttaattcaacaaacttttaccAATCTCCTACTCTATCATGGCACTGGGGTAAGTGTTGAGAATATAAAGATGAACCATAGAATGGTACCTACCATCAGTGTTTAGATCCATCTATGGGGAAACCACATTTACCCAGAAAAGTCAGAAGTCACCTAATCTTTATGAGAGTGGCTCATAAAGTGGTATCTTGGGAGACGCACCTGACATGAGCCTTGGAGAAAGTTAAGAATTCTAAAAGGGGGAGATGAGGTGGGAATGAATTCTAAGTATGCAAAACATCTTGTGAAAGGCATGGGGAAAAATAGGGAGGTGGAGAGGGAACACAAAGTTTGGGGAATTAGCAAGTAAGGCAGTTTAACTGGATCCAAGAGTGACTGAAGGTGAGTGACTCGAAGGGAGTTGGTAAAAGCAGACTGAAAACATGGGGATGGACAAATGAAGTCTCAGTTTTCACAAAGCAGGGAGGGCATAGGTCCCAGAAACAATAGATTAATTAGACTGCTGTGAATTCAGAACAGTTTGTGAgcacttagaaaataaaataggaattCCCAGGAATCAGCTTGGGCTCTCTAAGAAacaaacctttcttttttttttttttttatcagacaGATTTCTCTGTGGGTCAAGGAAGCGTTGGAAACACTGAACATCTTGCTTTTCGCAGTCATTAAGTTAATCATTAGGACATTACAAAAAAACCTACCCTGGGATGAGCACTCTCCTAGGTCCTGAAGAGGCAGAGAACTGCAAAGTGTTTTTGAACAAATTCTGTCTTGACAGCCATATGAACAGGACTGATAAATGTGACCTGAGTGATAGTACTATTATATGAGTGGATATCTGATTGATAGACTATACCCCATCAGTGTCCAATCTTGAACTGATGTCAACTTGGACAGAGGGTTGGTGGTGAGGAAACGATGCTTTTGGACTcaatttcaaaggaaattgaAAGCTTGCCATCTTAAGAATGCAACAAAAAACCCCAGAAGTAATATAGGGGATTCCTTTCATAGATGGGACATTGGACAAGAGTGCTTCAAGGATCACTTTCAACTTAAGATTCTGTGATGCTATGGCTAAATTTATTGTAGGGCTCACAAATGATGCATTATCGATAGagattgggacagctaggtggtgcagtggttagtgTCAGGTCTGGATTCTGGGAGACTCgttgtgagttcaaatatgacttcatacactagctgtgtgatcatgggcaaggtacttaaccatgattgcctcagtttcctcatctgtaaaatgagttagcgaaggaaatggcaaactagtatcattgtcaagaaaataacaaatggggtcatgataagtgactgaaaacaacaagaacaacttTGATAGGGTTTTGGAACTCACAGCTGAGTAAACTCTCACTATAAATGCAGGTTAACACTTTCTCTGCAGTCTATAGTCTTAGCTATAGAGTTTAGTGacagagaagtttagtgactttccaGGGTCAGGTAGTCAAGTCTTCCAGGCTTTCAGAGAGTTCTCTATTCCTCACAGTACAGAACTCTATTGAATACAGTTTGTGTTGTTGTCAGTATAGATTTGACAAATTAGTAATGTATTTGACCAATATTTCCAGGATATTACTAATTTCTCATATATTTTAAGCTCAATAAATGATCATGACAGCATTAGTTCAAGAAGTTCCTTCATGGCTAATGAAATAAGGACTTTGAAAGAAATGTTCTTTCTCTAAACAAAGCAAGTGACCTAGTTGAGAATCACTCATAGAAGACACTCAGTTATCTTTGAATCATCATTGGATTAAACCTTTCCACCATCTACCAAGATATCTAGGTAAGACAGAAGACCtaagggggatgggagagagggatTTCTGGTGTCATCTATGAATGTGATAAAATCGTAGATTTAGAATTGGGAAGGGAATTAGAGCTCATTAACATCCCCTGTTTACAGGCAAAGAAACTGATGTACAggatagttaaatgacttgcctagcatcacacagccATCAAGTGTTTGTGGGGGTTCAGGAGACTTAAACTTGCTATCTCCAATTTGAGTGCCTTTTATACTGTGATCTAATGGACATGGGGGAGTCTTCTCTGGTGTTCCTGAGAATTTCTCTTCTAGTTCATCTTCTGCACCAGAGGTTGGCACATAAGTCATAATCATTTTTATGAATCTTCCTGGATATGGAGAAGAAGGTGGCAATATAATCCACTGAATGGTGTCTCTAAATACTGCTGGAGGCGAGGGCCAGGGCATATGGTAGAGGCTGCGATCTGATGGTTTTCTTCTTGATAAATGGGATCAGAAAGAGGAAGATCAaactcttttgactttgtcacCCCAGCTAGAGAGAAAGCCTAACTGTATGGATGGAGTCAGTGCTCTGGCAGGCAGAAGGAGTGACAGTGAGAAGACTGTGGGAAGGGAGTTCCCAAGCTGAAACTCTCACCCCTCCAAGGACACATTTCCATGAGggtcttttttaatctttgtcaATGTTCCGCTTTTATTCACTCCCAGTGTCTGGTGGGCACAGCAATATTTTATACTTGTAGTACTCTAGTGCACAGACATAGGACTGGACAGGGCTTCTGATGCCCTCTAgtccaatgctttcatttttacagagggatctactgaggcacagggaggtaaagtcaattgcccaaagtcacacaaatagcaagagaggcagaatttgaacccagtttctcctGTCACATACAGCTTCCCTCAGAGAGGAGTGACCTGGCGAGAGATGAACTAAAAGCACCTAAACCATGCTCATGTCTTCTAGTCTTCTCTCCCTACCTATCTGCTGCCAATGTCAATAGAATTTGTGGCTGTCTGCATATGGTTAACCCTTTCCTCATTCTGGGAGATGTCAAACTGCTTACTTCTGAGACTTATGGCCATTATTAATTTGCAAaagttgattttgtttttgttttgtcttttcaaaGCAATCCATATAGTGGAAATCCTGttatccccctttccttttctagcCTCATGTAAATCATCCTGGAAGGCAGCAGGAGTTGACCACTGAGGCACACACATAGCCCCATGTACCCAGATGAGTGTCCACCCAGCAGGGCTTTCTCCACTAGAAGGGCCTCTGCCATCCTGGGCATTGATGCTCTGTGCAAGATGAACATCTGTAAGCACTTTAGACACGGGGTGCTCAGGGCTCAAAACTTAACAGAGTCATGCAGGGTGTTAAAATCAAGctgaactaaaaaaagaaaaatcaaaaccagCCAAACTTTTGATGACTGCAGGGTGCCCACTTGCAAAATTAGGTTTGCAATCAAAGCCATTTGGGATCACTTAGGTCCAGGCCTGCACTTAAGCAGTTAACGTTCCCCGGGACTCCAGCTAATTGCTTTGGCTCATTGCTGGGAGAGTCATGTGACTTGCCTGCAGTCTATAAAGTGGAAGACGAGAAGTTGGCACTGCTGCCAGGATCGGAAGTGATGTTCTGGGCCTATTTAAAGAGCACGTTCAAGCTTTCCCCATTGTGCTACCATCCAGTGACCCCACTGTTTTTCTGGGAGGGAGGACAGGCTGGGTGGGTTTGCTTCTTTGCCCTCATTACATCCCAAATAAATAAGTGGCTTTTAGCACATGGAGGCCATAGAGGAAATGAAGCCAGTCAGTCCCAGGCCCTGAAGGATAAGTGAGGCAAAAACTTACGACAAGTCCGGACTTTTTTTTGGCACACAGAATTCCACAGACACCGCAAAGTAGAAACtacaaaaaggagagagagagagagagagagagagagagagagagagagagagagagagagaaagagagaggaaactgATTATTGAATAGTTCTGAAAGCAAATTGCCCCACTCACTGTGAGTTAGCTACATTACAGTTGCATCATAGGGATCAGGAAACTAGGGAAGAAAGGTATTTTAGGCTACAATTctacctcatttttacagataaggaaactgagactgttaTAGATTAAATGCCTTGCTTGTGGTCTCTTAGgtattaagtggcagagatgagatctgaacccaggttgtctcagtgttctttccaatacGTAATGTTTCTTCTCTCTACAAAAAGGAGAATTTTACCATCTAACTGTAGGGCTGATTCTGAGGGGAAAAATGTGACAAAGATGAAAAGTCATTCAGTGTCCCTTGTCTGAATTCAGTCCTTGCGAAGAGGAGTCTAGTATTGTTATGCTGTTAGAGAAGAAAGCTCTATTCAGGGAAGACATTTCTCTAGTAAATTTATTCATACTGAAGTGTTGAaggatttattttgctttgcgTATTAatctcccattaaaaaaaaaaaagaccatggaGAGAAGCATGTCTAAAACAAATGAATCACAATAGTGGAATTTTAGGTATCAACAGGGAGGATAATTTGAAACAGAGATTTCCTGGTATTctataaaaaaaagtttagagacTTATTTAGGGCTTTTGTAATAATGCTCCCATTTATTAAAGGAAAGACATGCAGAGAGGTTAATTTTCAACATATAGGAATACATTAGTAACAGTGCAATTTTAGGCATCATCAGGGAACATATTTCAGAACAGAGTTTTCCTGGTATTCTAGAACAGGTGACTCTCTACTCTTTCTGTTTTGAAGGTTAGTCCTCCTGAAACACTGGAAGAATTCTGTAGCCATTAAGTCAATGAAATGATCACACCCTTTAATTGCATCTCAATTATTCAGGCCATTTTGTATTGCAAAATTACATGCCCTCTATGTTCCACAATGGCTgcttttttgtcatttctgcttCCAGGAATCTGTTGTAGCAGTATACAAAGACTGAGAAGAAACAGTGTAAATAAGGGAACATTCCAGGACCTTTCAGTAGGACTGTGAAACTTTATGCATATGCTATTTTCTAGCCTTAAAGTGGAAAGAAGACAGGAAATTCATGGTCTTTTAAGACTTCCCCTCACTACCTCccacaaaaaaggaagaagaaaacacacaaaaaagaaaaatgctaaagtCTGTAATTATGAACTTATGCATATGGTCTCAAAATGAACAACCTTTAGGGAtttcatatgtaaaatttattggtaaaaataaaataacatgaaaCATGACCTCAAAAAAACAATGTTTGCGGGCATTTCTATGCTGTAACAATATACCATTTGGCTGCTCAGAACTGTGTTTTGAAAAGAAACATAATTCTACTTTTTCCTCTCTGATCCTATTTGGATAATATTCTGGGCATAAAGATTTTCCTGTTATCAGTTTTGTTCAATGGAAAGACCAACTTCCCCTAAAGTTTCACACAATTCTCGAAGCTGGAATCTTTCTGTTTATTCAGTACAGCATGCTGTCATTGACAGAAAGTCACTTTGCTACAACTGAGAATACAAGGCAGTACATGTCAAGGCAGGGAGAAGCGTCAGGGTGGGATACAGAAGTGTTTCATGGGGACATGTGGCTTCTGAATAGAAACCATTTCTTGGTTTATATTCAGGTTCTTGGAGTATACAGAAAAGACATAGCCATCTGGGTTCATGATAGCTCAGTCCCTGGAGTGAGAGTGGCTTGTTTTGTTTGAGGTGAAGGGCTATGGAGATTTCTTAATCTGGGTGTCTGGTGTTGACCATGGGGTTGTGAGATAACATAGGCTCTTGTTTATCTTTGATTGACCTTGCatagaaactgaggaagaggaaagtaaaACATAGGGATTAGATTTGACTAATGCTTATCCTGGAAATGGAGGCCTGTTCTAAAGATAGTACAGGGTtctcttcccctaaccctaaaataCTGTCCACTGTGaacaaataaaaatctttaaataCGTTCAAGAATTCCCTCTAGCTCATTTATCTTAGCAGGAAGTTATAAAATCGTAGATGTCATGGAATCATCCATTTGAGCGTGGAAAGCACCTCGGAGTCCAAAGCCCCACTTCAAAGAAAAAACCGAGGCCTAACAAAGAGAAGCAGCtgacttaaggtcacacaggtagtgataAAGCCCACGTCTCCACTCAGGTCTTTCAACACCAGATCCCTaatgctttctcccatttctcACTGCCTCTTATGTGTAGTGAAATGGTTGTATGATAGGAGATACAGAATGTATCAGGTGCCATATTGACTCAGGAAATAAGCATTATCcatgttttattgaattttattttttgtacattTCAATCTTGTTTTGGCAGcactgactgtgtgtgtgtgtgtgtgtgtgtgtgtgtgtgtgtgtgtgtgtgtgtgtgtgtgtgtgtgtgtgtgtgtggaatgaGGCCTATGGGAGATGAATTTGATTGTTGGGGTTAAGAGAATGAAGTCAGAGTTTGCAGGTAGCTGATGCACATTCTGATCTTGCAGTATGACACAAAAAGACAAATCATCCATGAGGAAATTGCGTAATTTCAATACATTTGCTTCAATAAACAGAAGTGAAGGAAGGGAGCATAAAAGCTACTCAGTCTACAAATTTCAGTCACCCTGTCTCATGCAAGCTGGTGCTCTAATATAGGACTGTCAGGATTCAAAAAGGGGCAGGAGCTCCCATGCCCCAGTGGCTAGTCATAGTAGGAGACCCAGAGATCTTcaaccctcctcctcctcctcctctttttcttttcttctgt is part of the Notamacropus eugenii isolate mMacEug1 chromosome 3, mMacEug1.pri_v2, whole genome shotgun sequence genome and harbors:
- the TMEM196 gene encoding transmembrane protein 196 isoform X2, giving the protein MCTSGQIIGSLLVLSVLEIGLGASSVAVGAVSFSLALREHQPQLGDSSPFLLCGVCGILCAKKKSGLVMILFSACCICGLIGGILNFQFLRAVTKKTSSLYPLRLASMSLACIGIGGCTLSSWLTCRLASYEQRRMFSEREHSLHHSHEMAEKEMTDNMSNGGPQLIFNGRV
- the TMEM196 gene encoding transmembrane protein 196 isoform X1, whose amino-acid sequence is MCTSGQIIGSLLVLSVLEIGLGASSVAVGAVSFSLALREHQPQLGDSSPVWSGLCFLLCGVCGILCAKKKSGLVMILFSACCICGLIGGILNFQFLRAVTKKTSSLYPLRLASMSLACIGIGGCTLSSWLTCRLASYEQRRMFSEREHSLHHSHEMAEKEMTDNMSNGGPQLIFNGRV